AACGGGATAGGTCCCCTCCTCGCGATAGAGGCAGACGGAGAACGTGTCGCGCCGCACCGAGAGAAAGCTTGTATCCTCCGTCTTCTTGGACATGCGCAGCAGGCTGTCCATCGACACCTGAAGCAACCCAAAGCGGCGCGAGGCGAGGCTGCCCAGCACATAGGCTTCCTCGCCGAGAAAATAGCGCCGGCTGGCCTCGTCCTGCTCGACCAACCCCGCCCGCATCAGAGCGAGCAGCAGCCGGCGCGCGGTGGGCTTGTTGAGCCCGCTTTCATTGACAATGTCGGTCAGGCCGGCGCCACGGTCGGCGTGACGCCCGATGAGGGACAGGAGGCCAAGCGCCCTGTCGACGCTCTGCGCGCCGGTCTGGTCGCGGTCGGGGCGGGCTGCCATGTTCATGCGGGGCGGATCTCGCCGACAGCACAACTCTGCCCGCCATCGACGGGGAGGCAGACGCCGGTGATGAATTTCGCTTCGCCCGACGCAAGGAACACGGCCGCCGCCGCGACGTCCCATGCCGTGCCCATCGTGCCGAGAGGGACCATCGCATTGCGTGCGGCAACCATCTCATCGGGCGACGCATATTGGCCGGAAATCTGTTTGTAGATCATCGGCGTGTCGATCAAGCCTGGCATGATGCAATTGGCCCTTATGCCCTGCCGCGCATATTGCATCGCCAACGCCACCGTGGCCTGATTCACCGCAGCCTTGGTCGCGTAATAGGCGAAATACGGATAGCCGACATAGCGGATCGCGGCGAGCGAGGAGATGTTGACGATCGCGCCCGAACCCTTGGCGAGCATATGCGGCAGCACGGCTTTCGCCGTGCGGTAGACCGGCCCTAAATTGAGATCGATCGCCGCCTGGAATTTGTCCTCGTCGAGTTCGAGCGGTCCGCCCATATGGGTGACGCCGACATTGTTATGCAGGATGTCGATCGCACCGAAGTGCGCCGCCGTCGCGTCCGCAGCAGCACGAACAGACGCCAGTTCGGTCACGTCGGCCGCGATCGCAATCGCGTCGAACCCTTCGGCACGGATGATCTGCGCCGTCTCCTCGGCCGCATCTTCGGAGAGATCGACGCACGCTACGCGTGCGCCCTCGCGCGCATAGGCGACCGCGGCCGCCTTGCCGTTGCCCCAACCGGGTCCGGAAGAGCCCGCGCCGAACACGATTGCGGATTTGTCTTTCAGGCGATCGACCACGACCACTCCGTTATAGATACCCAGGCGGCAGTCGGGCGGAACACGGTCTCGCCCGACTGCCTGTTTCCATGATCAGCCGAGCGTCGTGCCGACCGCCTTTTCGAGAATGGCCCAGGCCTCGTCGCCATACTTGCCCTTCCACTCCGCGTAGAAGCCGGCATCCTTGAGCTTCTCGCGGAAAGATGCCGCGTCGGGCTCGTTGATCTCCATGCCGTTGGAGACGAGTTCCTCCTTCAGCGTGGCGTTGAGGTCCGCAACGTCGGCGCGCTCGTTGACCGCAGCCTCGTCGAGGTTCTTCGCGACGATCGCGCGCACATCCTCGGGCATCGCTTCCCACGCCGCCTTGTTGGCGAGGAACCAGAAGCCGTCCCACATGTGGTTGGTAATGGAGCAGAACTTCTGCACTTCGTAGAGTTTTGCCGTGGAGATGATGGCGAGCGGGTTTTCCTGGCCGTCCACGATGCCGGTCTGCAGCGCGGAATAGACCTCCGCGAAATTGATCGAGGCGGGCGCGGATTCGAACGCCGTGAACATCGAGGTCCAGAGCGGGCTGACCGGCACGCGAATCTTCATGCCCTTGAGGCTTTCAGCGGTCTCGATCGGGCCGGCCGAGGACGTGATCTGACGGAAGCCGTTATCCCAGATCTTGTCCATGACGACGAGGTTCGCCTTCTCGATCTCAGCCCGGACATAGGCGCCGAGATCGCCATCCATCGCCGGCCAGACCTGATCGTAGCTCGGGAAAGCGAAGCCGATGCCGCTGATCGAGGCATTAGGCACCAGCGTCGACAGGATGAGCGGCGAGAGCGTGAAGAACTCGACGCCGCCGGAGCGCACCTGGCTCAGCATGTCGGTGTCTGCGCCGAGCTGGTTCGACGGGAAGATCTGGATCGCGACGCGACCGGAGGTCTCCTCGCGGATCTTGTCGACGGCCTCCTGCGCGCGCACGTTCATCGGGTGCGAGATCGGCAGGTTGTTGGCGTATTTGTAGTTGAACTCGGCCGACTGCGCGCCGGCATGGCGGATGGTCGCGACGAGCGGCACGGCGGCGGCTCCGATCATCAGGCTGCGTCTGGTGATGGTCATTTCGGTTTCCTCCTGGTTGATTATCGTTGGATCAGAGATAAGCGATCGAGAGCGCCGGGATGGCCGCGATCAGCAGCAGCCCGACAAGCAGTGCACCGAGATAGGGCCAGATCGCGCCCATGGCCTCGTCCGGCGAGACGTTGCCTATCTTGCACGCGATGTAGAAGCCGATGCCGATCGGCGGCGCCATCAGGCCGATGTTCATCGCGGTGACCACGACCATCGAGTAGTGCACGTCGTGGATGCCCAGCCTCGCCGCGATCGGGAACATGATCGGCGCCATGAGAACGATCGCAGGCAGCCCCTCCAGCACGCAGCCCAGCACCATGAAGACGACGATCGACACCAGCATGAATGTGAACCACCCGCCCGGCAGGTCGGTCATGTAGACGGCGAGCTGGTTGGCGAAGCCGGTCTGGGTCAGCGCCCATGCCATCGCCGATGCCGTGCCGAGGATCAGCAGGATCGCTCCCGACAAGGCGGCCGTCTCGACCAGCATCGAATAGAATTTCGCGGGGCGGATGCCGCCATACAGAACGATGCCGATGATGATGGCGTAGAGCACCGCGATCGTGGAAACTTCGGTCGCGGTTGCAACGCCACCGCCCACCATGCCGCGGATCAGGAAGGGCAGAACGAGCGCCGGCCCGGCGATCAGCAGGGTCGACCAGACGACGCGGAGCGGAGCGCGTTTCACGCCCTCCATGTTCTCGCCCGACGCCTTCCAGCGCGCCAGCACGGCCAGCACGAGCAGCAGCACCATCGCGATGATGAAGCCGCTCGTGAAGAGCGCGGCAATTGACACGCCCGCGACCGAGCCGAGCACGATCAGGACGATCGACGGCGGTACGGTGTCTGCCATGGCAGCACCCGTCGCCAGAAGCGCGATCATCTCCTTCGGCTTGTGCCCGCGCCGCTTCATCTCGGGAAACAATGCGGGCGCGACGGTCGCCATGTCGGAGACCTTGGAGCCCGAAATACCCGAGACGAGGAACAGAGAGCCGAGAAGCACATAGGACATGCCGGCCTTCACATGGCCGAGCATCGACGCCATGAAGTTCACGATCGCCCGGCCCATGCCGGTCGCATCGAGCACGCATCCCAGCAGCACGAAGATCGGCACGGACAGCAGGATGAGGCTCGACATGCCCTCGTCCATGCGGCCGACCATCACGATCAGCGGCACGCGCGTCGAAAACAGGATGAAGGCGAGCGTACCCAGCCCGAAGCAGAACGCGATCGGCACGCCCATGGCGAGACACAGCGCGACGAGAAAGACGAGGAAGATCAGGATATTGGTATAGCCGAGCGTCATGAAGACGGGCTTGAGCAGCCACGCCCCGCCGGCGAGAATCGCGATGAGCACGATCGCGCCAACGAGATGCGCGACGGTCGATTCGCGAACCGCATGCGCGACGGCGATGATGAACATCAGCGCCAGCCCGGCCACGATCGCCGAAGCGCGATAGCCGACTGAGATGTTCAGCGCGGCCGATGTCAGGAACGATTCTTCCCTGACGTAGACATAGGCCGGCCAGATCAACGCCAGGATCACGGTCGCGACGACCATCAGCGCCAGCGTCGAAACGAAGGCGCGACCGCGCTCCGGCACCATACCGATGAACAGCGTCAGCCTGAGATGCTCGTTGCGATCGATCGCGATCGCCGATCCGAGCATGGCGAGCCAGAGAAACGAGATGGACGCCGCCTCGTCGATCCAGACGATCGGCAACGCCAGCACGTAGCGCGAGAAAACGCCGGTCAGCAGCAGGCCCACCACCACCAGAAGCAGAGCAGCAGCAACCGCTTCGACGGGGCGCATGAAACGCGAACCCGACCGCGCATCGATGACCTCGGCGGGCGTATCGATCGCCATGGCATTGTTCTCGGCAAGCTGCATGCCGCTATCTCCTCCCCTGGCGAAACCGCCTTTGCAGACTGGTCGCGGACAACGCCTCCCGCTCCGCGACCGTGCAAATGGTCCACATTACGGACCATATTTCTATGTTGCTGAATTCTTGGCACGGCAAAGCGGGCGTGACAAGACGTCGTCACGGTCAATACGTTCCATATTGTAGATCGCATTCCGAAAAAAACGCGGCGGGTGGCCGAGATATAGGCTGCGGCGATCGTCAGAAAGCGCGCAGACGAGCAGGTGGCCGCGTCGCAGCGGCTGTTTCAAGGAAGAAAAGGATGAATTTTGGTGCCCCTGGCCGGGATCGAACCAGCACTCCTTGCGGAACTCGATTTTGAGTCGAGCGCGTCTACCAATTCCGCCACAGGGGCCCAAGACGGGCAGATCCGGCGCAAGCCGCCGGATGAGCGGGACTATACGTTTGGACGACCTGTCGTCAAGCGACGACCCGACACCTGCGCGAAAAAGGATCGCACAGCCGTGCTGCATTGCACCATGGCCGTTTTCTTCCTAGGACGGGAGAGACGAAACAAGGATTCCTGATGCTCAGACGCCTTTATGACTGGACGATGGCCCTCGCCCGAACCCGCCACGCCGAACGCTCCCTCGCCGGAATATCCTTCGTCGAAAGTTCCTTCTTTCCGATCCCGCCCGATGTCCTGCTGATTCCCATGGTTCTCGCCGAGCGCCAGAAATGGGTGCGCTATGCGGTGATCAGCACGGTCGCGTCGGTGGCCGGCGCGCTGCTTGGCTACCTGATCGGCGCCGTCCTGTTCGAGAGCATCGGCCATCCGATCCTGGCCTTCTACGGCTACATGGATAAATTCGAGGAGTTCCAGCTCGCCTTCAATCAGTGGGGATTGCTGATCGTCCTCGTGTTCGGCGGGCTCACGCCCCTGCCTTACAAGGTCATCACGATCGCGTCCGGCGTGACGGGTCTTCTCCTGCCGGTTTTTATCGTTTCGTCGCTCATCGCCCGTGGCACCCGCTTCTTTCTCGTGGCATGGTTGCTGCACTATTTCGGGGAGCCTATCCGGACGTTCATCGAGAAGCATCTCAGCCTTCTTTTTACCCTTTTCATGGCGCTGCTGATCGGCGGTTTCATCGCCATCCGCTACTTATTCTAGGGCCCGACATGTCACTGACCGCTGCCACAGGAAAAACCCAGATCATCGGAGCGGGGCTTGCCGCGCTCGGCATGGCGATCACGGTGGGAACCGCGCTCGGCTTCCAGCACATTGGCGGCTACATTCCATGTAAGCTCTGCCTCGAGCAGCGGCTGCCTTATTATATCGGCGTGCCGGTCATGGCGCTGGCATTCCTGTCTGCCGCCCTGAAGGGACCGCCGATCGTCACCCGTGGCCTGCTTCTCGTCGGCGGGTTGCTCATGACGTGGGGGCTCTATCTCGGCGGCTTCCATGCCGGTGTCGAGTGGGGCTGGTGGCCCGGCCCGACCGATTGCGGCGTGGTCGAAGCACCGCAAGGCGGCAGCGGCAGCCTGCTCGACCAGCTCAACGCCGTCATTCCGCCCTCGTGCGACCAGGCGACGGGGCGTTTTCTCGGGCTCTCCTTTGCCGGCTGGAACGTGATCACAAGCCTTGCGCTTGCCGCGATCGCCTACGTCGCAGCGTTCCGGAAAGCCTGAGCGACGCATGTTCCATGCAGGCTGAGACGTTCGACACCGTCATCCTGGGCGCAGGCGCTGCGGGAATGATGTGCGCGATTCATGCCGCATCGCGCGGTGGGCGCGTGCTCGTCGTCGATCATGCGAGATCGCCCGGCGAGAAAATCCGCATCTCCGGCGGCGGGCGCTGCAACTTCACCAACACGGGCACCACCCCGCGCAATTTCCTCTCGGCAAATCCGCATTTCGCCAAATCCGCGCTTGGCCGATACACGCCGCGCGATTTCATCACCTTGGTCGAGAAGCACGGCATCACCTATCACGAGAAGACGCTGGGGCAGCTCTTCTGCGATCATTCCGCCAAGGACATCATCGCGATGCTCCTGAACGAGATGGCGCGCATGGGGTGCGAGGTACGCCTGGCAACCACGCTGGAGGGGATCGAGAAGGCAGAGGATGGGTTTTCCGTCACGCTTGGCGGCGACGGTGCAGCAAGAATCCAGTGCCGACACTTCGTGGTGGCGTGCGGGGGAAAATCCATTCCCAAGATGGGTGCAACGGGCTTCGGTTACCAGATCGCGGACCAGTTCGGCCTCGCCGTGACCGACACGCGCGCGGCACTGGTGCCGCTGACATTCGGCGAGGACGTTCTCGCCGGTTTCCGCGAGATCGCAGGCGTCGCGGCCGATGCGCGGGTTTCCTGCGGCAAGATGGCGTTCGACGAGGCGCTCTTGTTCACGCATCGCGGCCTCTCCGGCCCCGCCATTCTGCAGATTTCGTCCTACTGGCGCGAGAAGCATCCGATCAGGATCGCGTTCCTGCCGAAGGACGACGTCTTCGCTGCCCTTGTGGCGTCCAAGCGGGAGAATGGGCGCCGAAGCGTTGCGAATGCGCTGAGCGAAATCCTGCCGAAGCGGCTGGCGAGCCATCTAGCGGAGACGCATGGCTGGTCGGGCACGATGGGTGAGACGACCGACAAGAAGCTCGCGTCGATCGCCGCCACCATCCAGGGGTGGGAGGTGTTCCCGATCGGATCGGAGGGATACCGCACAGCCGAAGTCACGCTCGGTGGCGTCGATACCGCCGGCCTGAACTCGCGGACGATGGAAACCAAGGCCATAGAAGGCCTCTATTTCATCGGTGAAGTCGTCGATGTGACCGGCTGGCTCGGCGGCTACAATTTCCAATGGGCCTGGGCGTCCGGCTGGGCGGCGGGGACCGCCATAGCCGAGCGGCAGGCATAGCGGCCGGCCCTACGGCTCCAGTTCGACATCCCAGTAGAGATAATCCATCCAGCTCTCATGCAGATAGTTGGGCGGGAACAGCCGGCCATTGTTGTGCAGGTCCTGCACGGTCGGCTGGAACGGCTTCTGGCGCGGCCACATCTTGGCATCGCGGGTGAGAAGCCCGCCTTTCCGCAGATTGC
This portion of the Mesorhizobium sp. CAU 1732 genome encodes:
- a CDS encoding disulfide bond formation protein B yields the protein MSLTAATGKTQIIGAGLAALGMAITVGTALGFQHIGGYIPCKLCLEQRLPYYIGVPVMALAFLSAALKGPPIVTRGLLLVGGLLMTWGLYLGGFHAGVEWGWWPGPTDCGVVEAPQGGSGSLLDQLNAVIPPSCDQATGRFLGLSFAGWNVITSLALAAIAYVAAFRKA
- a CDS encoding TRAP transporter substrate-binding protein, whose product is MTITRRSLMIGAAAVPLVATIRHAGAQSAEFNYKYANNLPISHPMNVRAQEAVDKIREETSGRVAIQIFPSNQLGADTDMLSQVRSGGVEFFTLSPLILSTLVPNASISGIGFAFPSYDQVWPAMDGDLGAYVRAEIEKANLVVMDKIWDNGFRQITSSAGPIETAESLKGMKIRVPVSPLWTSMFTAFESAPASINFAEVYSALQTGIVDGQENPLAIISTAKLYEVQKFCSITNHMWDGFWFLANKAAWEAMPEDVRAIVAKNLDEAAVNERADVADLNATLKEELVSNGMEINEPDAASFREKLKDAGFYAEWKGKYGDEAWAILEKAVGTTLG
- a CDS encoding SDR family NAD(P)-dependent oxidoreductase translates to MVDRLKDKSAIVFGAGSSGPGWGNGKAAAVAYAREGARVACVDLSEDAAEETAQIIRAEGFDAIAIAADVTELASVRAAADATAAHFGAIDILHNNVGVTHMGGPLELDEDKFQAAIDLNLGPVYRTAKAVLPHMLAKGSGAIVNISSLAAIRYVGYPYFAYYATKAAVNQATVALAMQYARQGIRANCIMPGLIDTPMIYKQISGQYASPDEMVAARNAMVPLGTMGTAWDVAAAAVFLASGEAKFITGVCLPVDGGQSCAVGEIRPA
- a CDS encoding NAD(P)/FAD-dependent oxidoreductase, which codes for MQAETFDTVILGAGAAGMMCAIHAASRGGRVLVVDHARSPGEKIRISGGGRCNFTNTGTTPRNFLSANPHFAKSALGRYTPRDFITLVEKHGITYHEKTLGQLFCDHSAKDIIAMLLNEMARMGCEVRLATTLEGIEKAEDGFSVTLGGDGAARIQCRHFVVACGGKSIPKMGATGFGYQIADQFGLAVTDTRAALVPLTFGEDVLAGFREIAGVAADARVSCGKMAFDEALLFTHRGLSGPAILQISSYWREKHPIRIAFLPKDDVFAALVASKRENGRRSVANALSEILPKRLASHLAETHGWSGTMGETTDKKLASIAATIQGWEVFPIGSEGYRTAEVTLGGVDTAGLNSRTMETKAIEGLYFIGEVVDVTGWLGGYNFQWAWASGWAAGTAIAERQA
- a CDS encoding TRAP transporter large permease subunit; amino-acid sequence: MAIDTPAEVIDARSGSRFMRPVEAVAAALLLVVVGLLLTGVFSRYVLALPIVWIDEAASISFLWLAMLGSAIAIDRNEHLRLTLFIGMVPERGRAFVSTLALMVVATVILALIWPAYVYVREESFLTSAALNISVGYRASAIVAGLALMFIIAVAHAVRESTVAHLVGAIVLIAILAGGAWLLKPVFMTLGYTNILIFLVFLVALCLAMGVPIAFCFGLGTLAFILFSTRVPLIVMVGRMDEGMSSLILLSVPIFVLLGCVLDATGMGRAIVNFMASMLGHVKAGMSYVLLGSLFLVSGISGSKVSDMATVAPALFPEMKRRGHKPKEMIALLATGAAMADTVPPSIVLIVLGSVAGVSIAALFTSGFIIAMVLLLVLAVLARWKASGENMEGVKRAPLRVVWSTLLIAGPALVLPFLIRGMVGGGVATATEVSTIAVLYAIIIGIVLYGGIRPAKFYSMLVETAALSGAILLILGTASAMAWALTQTGFANQLAVYMTDLPGGWFTFMLVSIVVFMVLGCVLEGLPAIVLMAPIMFPIAARLGIHDVHYSMVVVTAMNIGLMAPPIGIGFYIACKIGNVSPDEAMGAIWPYLGALLVGLLLIAAIPALSIAYL
- a CDS encoding YqaA family protein, which gives rise to MLRRLYDWTMALARTRHAERSLAGISFVESSFFPIPPDVLLIPMVLAERQKWVRYAVISTVASVAGALLGYLIGAVLFESIGHPILAFYGYMDKFEEFQLAFNQWGLLIVLVFGGLTPLPYKVITIASGVTGLLLPVFIVSSLIARGTRFFLVAWLLHYFGEPIRTFIEKHLSLLFTLFMALLIGGFIAIRYLF